The genomic window GGCCGGCGTGATCCGCGAGAGCGCGAAGACGGCGCTCGAGGAGCTGCGCGGCGTGATCGGCGTCCTGCGGGAGGACGGCGGCGAGAGCCTGACGCAACCGCCCCAGCCAACGCTCGCCGACCTCGCTGCCCTCGTCGAGGAGTCGCGGGCGGCCGGGATGCGGGTCACCGCCCGGATCGAGCCGGGCGACGCGGCGCCGCCCGCCGCCGTCGGACGCACCGCCTACCGGATCGCGCAGGAGGGCCTGACGAACGCGCGCAAGCACGCGCCGGGAGCAGCGGTGACGCTGACCGTCCGCGCGCCCGACGGCGACCTACAGGTCGAGGTCCGCAGCCTCGCGCCGGTGGCTGTCGCCGCGGCCGCGTCGCTGCCCGGGGCCGGGACCGGCCTGATCGGGCTCGCCGAACGCGTCTCGCTCGCCGGCGGCACACTCGAGCACGGCGTCGACCCCGACGGCGCGTTCGTCCTGCGCGCCCGTCTGCCGCGATGATCCGCGTCCTGCTCGTCGACGACGACGCGCTCGTGCGCTCCGGCCTGCGGATCATGCTCGCCGGCGCCGCGAACCTCGACGTGGTCGCCGAGGCCGCGGACGGCCGCGAGGTGCTCGGCGCTGTCGACCTGCACCGGCCCGACGTGGTCCTGATGGACATCCGCATGCCGCAGCTCGACGGCATCGCGGCCACCCGGCTGCTCGCCGCGCAGCCCGACCCGCCCGCCGTCGTCGTCCTCACGACGTTCGACGCCGACGAGCTCGTCCTGCGCGCGCTGCAGGCCGGAGCAGCCGGC from Gemmatimonadales bacterium includes these protein-coding regions:
- a CDS encoding sensor histidine kinase, which codes for AGVIRESAKTALEELRGVIGVLREDGGESLTQPPQPTLADLAALVEESRAAGMRVTARIEPGDAAPPAAVGRTAYRIAQEGLTNARKHAPGAAVTLTVRAPDGDLQVEVRSLAPVAVAAAASLPGAGTGLIGLAERVSLAGGTLEHGVDPDGAFVLRARLPR